A genome region from Arthrobacter sp. SLBN-100 includes the following:
- a CDS encoding SixA phosphatase family protein, which translates to MSEHHLRRLVIMRHAKADWPGGVADHERPLEERGHREAPLAGRWLLKHNIVPDFILCSSALRTRQTCTWVCSELGDKAPTPKLEDGLYAASALRMLTVVNHVPDTVTTLMLIAHLPGVQDLAMHLASRDSDHDAYMDAATRYPTSALAVLETEKSWAELDGQDARITKFKVPRAH; encoded by the coding sequence ATGAGTGAGCACCATCTTCGACGCCTTGTGATCATGCGCCACGCAAAGGCGGACTGGCCGGGCGGGGTGGCTGACCATGAGCGTCCCCTGGAGGAACGGGGCCACCGTGAGGCGCCGCTGGCCGGGCGGTGGCTGCTGAAGCACAACATCGTGCCCGACTTCATCCTGTGCTCCAGCGCCCTTCGCACCCGGCAGACCTGCACCTGGGTGTGCTCCGAACTGGGGGACAAGGCACCCACACCCAAGCTTGAGGACGGCCTTTACGCTGCCTCCGCGCTCCGGATGCTCACCGTGGTGAACCATGTCCCGGACACGGTCACAACGCTGATGCTGATCGCGCACCTGCCAGGGGTGCAGGACCTTGCAATGCACCTGGCCTCACGCGACTCCGATCACGACGCCTACATGGACGCCGCCACGAGGTACCCCACCAGCGCCCTCGCCGTTCTCGAAACCGAGAAATCGTGGGCGGAGCTGGACGGACAGGACGCGCGGATCACGAAATTCAAGGTGCCGCGGGCGCACTGA